GGTGGGATCCGAGCTCAGAATTCCGTCCGCTCCATGACATCAACCCGCTGCGTCTGGAATGGATCAACCACCTCGCGCCACTGGCAGGCAAGCAAGTTATTGATATTGGCTGCGGTGGCGGTATTCTGGCCGAATCCATGGCCAACAAAGGCGCACTCGTGACTGGCATCGACCTGTCCGAGAAAGCCCTCAAGGTAGCCGATCTGCACGGCTTGGAATCCGGCGTCAAGGTGCGCTACCAAAAAATCGCCGCCGAAGAAATGGCCGAAGCCGAAACGGCTCAGTACGACATCGTCACTTGCATGGAAATGCTGGAACACGTGCCCGATCCCGCCTCAGTGATCCGCGCTTGCGCGCGCTTAGTCAAACCAGGTGGGCGGGTGTTTTTTCCACCCTCAACCGTAACGTCAAATCGTACTTGTTCGCTATCATCGGTGCCGAATACCTGCTGCAACTACTACCCAAGGGCACCCATGATTACGCAAAATTCATCACCCCGGCCGAACTGATACAAGACGTACGTAACGCCGGCCTGGAATTACAGGCCATCAAAGGCATGAGCTACAATCCGCTGAGTAAGATCTACAGCCTCAACCAAGATACCAGCGTCAATTACATGATTGCCTGCACTCGCCCGCTCTGAGTCCACCCGCACGGGCTGCTACAGCCCGTGCCTACCACCAAGGCCCAATGCATAATCCCCAAGCCATACTATTCGATCTCGACGGCACCCTTGCCGATACCGCGCCCGACCTGGCCGCCGCCATCAACGTCATGCGCGAACGCCGCGATCTGCCTCCCGCCCATTACCAAAGCCTGCGCCCGCACGCTTCAGCCGGTGCACGCGGCCTGCTCGCGGCCGGTTTCCAACTCACCCCCGACGACCCAACGTATGAAGCGATGCGCATGGAATTTCTCGATCAATACGCCGCCTCCATTGCCGAGCACAGCCAATTGTTTGAGCACATCCCGGCACTCTTGCACGGTCTCGACTCGCTCGGCATTGCCTGGGGCATCGTCACCAACAAAGCCATGCGCTTCACCCAGCCGCTCATTCCCCTGCTTGAGCTTGAACAAGCACGCTGTGTGATTTCCGGTGACACGACGGCACACCCGAAACCGCATCCCGCACCTTTATTCGAAGCTGCGCGACAGCTTGGCATTGCCGCCAAGGATTGTTGGTACGTCGGCGATGACCTGCGCGACATCGAAGCCGCCGCAGCCGCCGAGATGACCAGCATCGCCGCCGCCTGGGGCTATTGTGGCGCGACCACACCACGACAATGGAATGCCGACGCCATCGTCGATAGCCCGCTGGAATTGCTGGAACTGATACGCGCCAAGCATGAACAAGCTTGTGAAGCTGAAAGCAACAACACGGTTGACAAAATTGCGCTATACTAGCAGAGCTTAGGGGTCGACCAGGTTTCGACAGGGGTTGCAAAGCAGCGCAGGGCATACCGAGGCCAGACTACCTCGTAAATACAATCTGAACATTTACAACTGCAAACGATAATTCGTACGCATTAGCCGCGTAATACCGGCTAACCTTACACCACCTCGTCCATAGGGTGGGCTGGCAACAGCAGTAAGGACATTCATATGGAATCGTCTCAGGCCGGGTAACTTGGTCAGGGCTTAAATAATAGGTTACTCGTCTGTCCC
The sequence above is drawn from the Undibacterium sp. CCC3.4 genome and encodes:
- a CDS encoding HAD-IA family hydrolase, translating into MHNPQAILFDLDGTLADTAPDLAAAINVMRERRDLPPAHYQSLRPHASAGARGLLAAGFQLTPDDPTYEAMRMEFLDQYAASIAEHSQLFEHIPALLHGLDSLGIAWGIVTNKAMRFTQPLIPLLELEQARCVISGDTTAHPKPHPAPLFEAARQLGIAAKDCWYVGDDLRDIEAAAAAEMTSIAAAWGYCGATTPRQWNADAIVDSPLELLELIRAKHEQACEAESNNTVDKIALY